The following coding sequences are from one Lujinxingia vulgaris window:
- a CDS encoding single-stranded DNA-binding protein translates to MSLNKAMIIGNLGSDPEVRYTQSGAAVANFNIATNEVWTDKSGVKQERTEWHRVVVFGKQAENCGKYLSKGRQVFVEGRMQTRDWEDRDGNKRSTTEIVAQTVQFLSGGSSAGRSDGPSSYGDSDRGSSGAESSFDQSFNDDDIPF, encoded by the coding sequence ATGAGCTTGAACAAGGCGATGATCATCGGGAACCTGGGCTCGGATCCGGAGGTTCGTTACACCCAGAGCGGCGCGGCCGTGGCGAACTTCAACATCGCCACCAACGAGGTCTGGACGGATAAGTCCGGTGTGAAGCAAGAGCGCACCGAGTGGCACCGCGTGGTGGTCTTTGGCAAGCAGGCCGAGAACTGCGGCAAGTACCTGAGCAAAGGCCGGCAGGTCTTTGTGGAGGGGCGGATGCAGACGCGTGACTGGGAAGATCGCGACGGCAACAAGCGCTCGACCACCGAGATCGTGGCGCAGACCGTGCAGTTCTTGAGCGGCGGAAGCTCGGCGGGGCGCTCCGATGGACCCTCGTCCTACGGCGACAGCGATCGCGGCTCGTCCGGGGCCGAGTCGAGCTTCGATCAGTCCTTCAACGACGACGATATTCCCTTCTGA
- a CDS encoding tetratricopeptide repeat protein, whose protein sequence is MSIFDKIGARVGDFLDEVLLPEDVRLLHERAREAMDRGEYVRARHLLDEALRRRPDIERTHHLLGLCLALREEFDEAVTAFERALAIREEPSTLFHLGLTLERLGRSAEAQAHLQRALAIGDEAPFDFDVHLALGRIYLDQGRADKAARELQRALRLRAQHTEASVLLARALLARGDATRAAAILDDLPAEHPSVEHLLTQGEIASRQGHPARAADAYEHVLDRQPDHLDALVGAARAHVAMHQPARANPLLLRALSVCEPDCDDTIAADIHSLIGQTYAQVGEHQRALASFEGALGLHPDHLGALAGAGRSALELEDFERARAHFEKALSRSTSHHSGEPDATTSPRRAELLYGLGRCRLHAGDALGARHLLDEAIMLAPDQRAPYLHAMAEVALELGDAAEALITLNAATEAHPTSRLRDMISATRARALRALQPHWHPPEDPRSSAELIAALEALLNLYGADPHAGPLIPRLRELLEDLNAPLSVAIVGEFNAGKSTLVNALLGEAVVPMGVLPTTAHACIMGYGPRAGARVVYEDGRQLDVDFAGARQHMREEPEAIARLDYSYPHPQLRSINFWDTPGFNALDPRHEALAEQALERAEAIIWLLDANQALSDTEFDRLDAIPRADERLLIVLNKVDRLGDAEERQEAIDAIIAHIEEHVGPTSANIFAISALEALNARRQDSPTPEAFEALLDTIDRRLIQRSTQIKVAAAKSALDQWLYDLQALHDQLDQGYAEHVATLVRLKEHLDRQSPAPAPRAASEAEALIDQLDFVVIGVEREISEALRPRGRLFTRQRLDEEDRDFIVELFARRVDDLLDRAMQRVLLDIEALETTLAAEISPMLGALNLNEARALRRRLDGFFDASRALKSALRDRVFGQWRARAQGQLRAASAAAFEELLALPAEDVAGRREKLRALLPRVDQRFTDPLAAWLREFSLAATRFCDRLQRDLEALRLEAHHRYNLTPSASSP, encoded by the coding sequence ATGAGCATTTTTGATAAAATAGGTGCCCGAGTCGGCGACTTCCTCGACGAAGTCTTACTTCCCGAAGACGTGCGTCTGCTGCACGAGCGCGCCCGCGAAGCCATGGATCGCGGCGAATATGTGCGCGCGCGCCATCTTCTGGATGAAGCGCTCCGGCGGCGGCCGGATATCGAGCGCACCCATCATCTTCTGGGCCTCTGTCTGGCGCTGCGCGAAGAGTTCGACGAGGCGGTCACTGCGTTTGAGCGCGCCCTGGCCATCCGCGAAGAGCCCTCCACCCTCTTTCACCTCGGCCTGACGCTGGAGCGCCTGGGGCGCAGCGCCGAGGCCCAGGCGCATCTGCAGCGCGCCCTGGCCATCGGCGATGAAGCGCCTTTCGACTTTGACGTTCACCTCGCGCTGGGGCGGATCTACCTGGATCAGGGACGAGCGGATAAGGCGGCGCGCGAACTCCAGCGCGCGCTGCGTCTCCGCGCGCAGCACACCGAGGCCAGCGTGCTGCTTGCCCGCGCGCTGCTCGCCAGGGGCGACGCCACCCGCGCGGCGGCCATCCTCGACGATCTTCCGGCCGAACATCCCTCCGTCGAACACCTCCTGACCCAGGGTGAGATCGCCTCGCGCCAGGGCCACCCCGCCCGCGCCGCCGATGCTTACGAGCACGTGCTCGATCGCCAGCCCGATCACCTCGACGCGCTGGTGGGCGCAGCGCGCGCGCACGTCGCGATGCACCAGCCCGCGCGCGCCAACCCGCTGCTCTTGCGAGCTCTCTCGGTCTGCGAGCCCGACTGCGACGACACCATCGCCGCTGACATCCACAGCCTCATCGGCCAGACCTACGCCCAGGTGGGCGAACATCAGCGGGCGCTGGCGAGCTTTGAGGGCGCGCTGGGGCTTCACCCCGACCACCTCGGCGCGCTGGCCGGCGCCGGCCGCAGCGCGCTGGAACTCGAAGACTTCGAGCGGGCGCGCGCGCACTTCGAAAAGGCGCTCTCCCGAAGCACCTCGCACCACTCCGGAGAGCCCGACGCCACGACCTCACCACGCCGCGCCGAACTCCTTTACGGGCTTGGCCGATGCCGACTTCACGCCGGCGACGCGCTGGGCGCCCGCCACCTTCTCGACGAAGCCATCATGCTCGCCCCCGATCAGCGTGCCCCCTACCTGCACGCGATGGCCGAAGTTGCCCTGGAGCTCGGCGACGCCGCCGAGGCGCTCATCACCCTTAACGCCGCCACCGAGGCGCACCCCACCTCGCGTCTGCGCGACATGATTTCAGCCACGCGTGCGCGCGCGCTGCGCGCGCTTCAACCTCACTGGCATCCCCCCGAAGATCCCAGAAGCAGCGCGGAGCTCATCGCCGCCCTCGAAGCCCTTCTAAACCTCTACGGCGCCGACCCACACGCCGGCCCGCTCATCCCCCGTCTTCGCGAACTTCTCGAAGACCTCAACGCCCCCCTCTCCGTGGCCATCGTCGGTGAGTTCAACGCGGGCAAGTCCACCCTGGTAAACGCGTTGTTGGGGGAGGCAGTCGTCCCGATGGGCGTGCTCCCCACCACCGCGCACGCCTGCATCATGGGATATGGCCCGCGCGCCGGCGCCCGCGTCGTCTACGAAGACGGCCGCCAGCTCGACGTCGACTTCGCCGGCGCTCGCCAGCACATGCGCGAAGAGCCCGAGGCCATCGCGCGCCTCGACTATAGCTACCCCCACCCCCAGCTCCGCTCGATCAACTTCTGGGACACGCCCGGCTTCAACGCGCTGGACCCGCGCCACGAAGCCCTCGCCGAGCAGGCTCTGGAGCGCGCCGAAGCCATCATCTGGCTCCTCGACGCCAACCAGGCCCTCTCCGATACCGAGTTCGACCGCCTCGACGCGATCCCCCGCGCCGACGAGCGCCTGCTCATCGTCCTCAACAAGGTCGACCGCCTCGGCGACGCCGAGGAGCGCCAGGAGGCCATCGACGCGATCATCGCCCATATTGAAGAGCACGTCGGCCCGACCAGCGCCAACATCTTCGCCATCTCGGCGCTCGAAGCCCTTAACGCACGCCGCCAGGATTCCCCCACACCCGAGGCATTTGAGGCGCTGCTCGACACCATCGATCGTCGCCTCATTCAACGATCCACCCAGATCAAAGTCGCCGCGGCGAAAAGCGCGCTGGACCAGTGGCTATACGATCTTCAGGCCCTTCACGACCAGCTCGACCAGGGCTACGCCGAGCACGTCGCCACCCTCGTGCGCCTCAAAGAACACCTCGATCGGCAATCGCCAGCGCCGGCGCCCCGGGCCGCCTCGGAGGCCGAGGCCCTCATCGACCAGCTCGACTTCGTGGTCATCGGCGTGGAGCGCGAGATCAGCGAGGCGCTCCGCCCCCGCGGCCGCCTCTTCACTCGCCAGCGCCTCGACGAGGAAGATCGCGACTTCATCGTCGAGCTCTTTGCCCGCCGCGTCGACGACCTCCTCGATCGCGCCATGCAACGCGTCCTCCTGGACATCGAAGCCCTCGAAACCACACTCGCCGCCGAGATCAGCCCGATGCTCGGCGCCCTGAATCTCAACGAGGCCCGCGCGCTACGCCGGCGCCTCGACGGCTTCTTCGACGCCTCCCGCGCGCTCAAAAGCGCACTGCGTGACCGCGTCTTTGGCCAGTGGCGCGCCCGTGCCCAGGGCCAACTTCGTGCCGCCAGCGCCGCAGCCTTTGAAGAGCTCCTCGCCCTCCCCGCCGAAGATGTCGCCGGGCGACGCGAAAAGCTGCGCGCGCTCCTTCCCCGAGTGGACCAGCGCTTCACCGACCCGCTGGCCGCGTGGCTCCGGGAATTTTCCCTTGCTGCAACGCGCTTTTGCGATAGGCTCCAGCGCGACCTCGAAGCGCTCCGGCTGGAGGCGCATCACCGCTACAACCTGACCCCCTCGGCCTCCTCCCCATGA
- a CDS encoding alpha/beta fold hydrolase, translating into MRAIFDELILHANRDYYRQQAEAVGLGEAVKFFAYTGPEVQLHVAVAGPEDGPVVFLLHGFPDSWMGWARQIEALVEAGYRVIVPNQRGYDRSDKPERVDDYRLAALGEDVLGIMDALKIERAQVVGHDWGGALTWWLAAHRPDRFTSAAVLNCPPVKVLAKALWSNPNQFWRSWYVMLFQVPGLAEKMLSARDFGALRGAMVGEATKGAFRREEIARYMEAWAQPQALRGMLSWYRAARYSLREPEAPLIELPMRVIWGTADSALHTSLIAPSVARCAAANVHRIEGASHWVQRDAADEVNALLLAHLDAHRS; encoded by the coding sequence ATGCGAGCGATCTTCGATGAGCTGATTCTGCACGCCAACCGCGACTATTACCGCCAGCAGGCCGAGGCGGTGGGGTTGGGGGAGGCGGTGAAGTTTTTTGCATACACCGGCCCCGAGGTGCAGCTGCACGTGGCGGTCGCCGGGCCTGAGGACGGGCCGGTGGTCTTTTTGCTGCACGGGTTTCCGGACTCCTGGATGGGATGGGCGCGGCAGATCGAGGCGCTGGTCGAAGCCGGCTACCGGGTGATTGTGCCCAATCAGCGCGGTTATGATCGCAGTGACAAGCCCGAGCGCGTGGATGACTACCGTCTGGCGGCGCTGGGCGAGGATGTGCTGGGCATCATGGATGCGCTGAAGATCGAGCGGGCGCAGGTCGTAGGCCATGACTGGGGTGGGGCGCTGACCTGGTGGCTTGCGGCGCATAGACCTGATCGTTTCACGTCGGCGGCGGTGCTCAACTGCCCACCGGTGAAGGTGCTGGCGAAGGCGCTCTGGTCCAACCCCAACCAGTTCTGGCGGAGCTGGTATGTGATGCTCTTTCAGGTGCCCGGGCTGGCCGAGAAGATGCTCTCGGCGCGAGACTTCGGGGCGCTTCGGGGCGCGATGGTGGGTGAGGCAACGAAGGGGGCGTTTCGACGCGAGGAGATCGCGCGTTACATGGAAGCCTGGGCGCAGCCGCAAGCCCTGCGCGGGATGCTCTCGTGGTATCGGGCGGCGCGCTACAGCCTTCGCGAGCCGGAGGCGCCGCTTATCGAACTTCCGATGCGCGTGATCTGGGGTACGGCGGATAGCGCGCTTCACACCAGCCTGATCGCGCCTTCGGTGGCGCGTTGTGCCGCTGCGAATGTGCATCGCATTGAGGGCGCAAGCCACTGGGTACAGCGCGACGCAGCCGACGAGGTCAATGCGCTTTTGCTCGCGCACCTCGACGCGCATCGCTCGTGA